GGAGAAACTGATGGTCGCTGAGACGGAGCGCCTGGGTCTGGAGCGGCTGGTTAACGCGCTGTGCACGCCCAGCTACAATGCGGCCGCACCCCTGCATTACCTGGGTCCGCTGCTCTCCAACCTTAGCCAGCAGGCGGAGGTGCGTGCTTTTCTGCTGGACCAGGACAGGTGAAGCCCAGATGCCTAagcgggcggggagggggagtggaagtGGACAAGGACAGCAGTGAGTGTGGCCTTCCAACAGGTGCGTGGTCCAGCGGCTGCTGCCTCTTACCCAGTACCCAGACTCCTCGGTGCGGAGGGGAGGAGTGGTGGGAACACTTCGGAATTGCTGCTTCGAGCATGGTGAGTGACAGGAGGGGATTGGGCCATTGCTGGGTGGAGACAGGTCCCTTGGGATCCAACGGaccaatttcttctttttttttttttttttttttttttttttttttggtttttcaagacagggtttctctgtggctttggagcctgtcctggaactagctctgtagaccaggctggtctcgaactcacagagatccgcctgcctctgcctcccgagtgctgggattaaaggcgtccgccaccatcgcccggccggaCCAATTTCTTGATTCCTTTCCTTGTTTCAACCTCCAGGACACCACAAATGGTTGCTTGGGCCCCAAGTTGACATTCTCCCCTTCTTGCTATTGCCCTTGGCTGGGCCTGAGGAGTTCTCCGAGGAAGAAATGGACAGTGAGTGACTTAGGTGCTTGTCTCAGGGTTGTCTAGGCTCGAGGGAAGGATGCAAacaaggggagagggagaaatgtACAGGTCTGGAGTCCTTTCAgaagcctttgtgtgtgtgtggggggggttgtttctctctctctctctctctctctctctctctctctcacacacacacacacacacacacagtgacgcTCACCCAGGCAGAGCACAACACAGCTCCCACCCTCACTCCTAGGGCTGCCTGTTGACCTGCAGTACTTGCCACCAGACAAACAGCGAGAGCCAGATGCTGACATCCGGAAGATGCTCATTGAAGCCATCATGCTGGTGAGCAGGGGTCTGTGATGTTAATGTTCCCTACAAAACATATTAGTATCTGAGGAGTAACCCTTTCCATTACCCTAGCTGACAGCCACTGCGCCTGGTCGGCAGCAGATACGGGACCAGGGTGCCTACTTACTTCTTCGAGAGCTACACAACTGGGAGCCAGAGCCCGATGTGCGAATAGCTTGTGAGAAGCTTATCCAGGTGAGCGCAGGGTCAGAAAGGCTAGGGACGCTGTGCCCACAGCTAACGAGCTGCTCACCTGCCTCCTCTGCTTGCAGGTGCTTATTGGTGATGAACCAGAGGTTGGCATGGACAACCTGCTGGAGGTGCAGGTGCCTGAAGACGTGGAGCGACAGCTGCAACAGCTAGACCGGCAAGAACAGCTAGAGCTTGCTCAAGAGCTAAGAGACAAGGGTGCCCCACGGACTTGAAGCTCCTTTGGCCGAAGTGCCAGCTCCCTATCTACCTTTGCCAGGGTTCCTTCAGGGTTCTAGGGTAAACACCCAGTAAATGTTGAGAAGCTCAAGGACACTGCCCATTCCTGTGCCCTACTGCACGCACCCAGCAAGAATGCAGGCTGTTCAGTGCTGCACTGTTGAGCTGGAGGTGGCCAGGTCCTGTGCCATAGCTGCTTATATATGAGGCAAGTAGCTGATGGCCACTGGAGCTGTGAGGAGCCTTTTCCCGGATTGTGGTAGGGCTGGACCAAAAACATTGCAAGCCCTGGGCAGCCAACTAGAGGTTTTCATTCCTGAAGACACTGAAGGATCTGGACATGAGTTGGCTTAGTGGTGCCAATCGTGCTATGAGCCCCAACCTTTGGAGTCCTTTTGCTTTCCTTTGCCCAAGACCCCCTTGAAAGACAAACCACACTTGAATCTTAGGATCTTCCTAGGATGCTCTGCCCTTCTAGGCCTGTCTTTGGATCACTGCTAGGTACTGTTTCTCCTTcgctatctctctttctctgctccacCCGTGATACCGGCCCCTGCCTTTAGTCTTTGGTTAGCCTCCTTAGACCCAGGTTGAATTAGAGTTAGCCATTTAAGATAGAATGTGCTCCTCAGTTAGCTTCCTTGAGCAACAGTTGCCTTTCAAGACCCTCCTACTGGTCATGCCTTTCCTACCTCTGTAGAGATTCTCCTGGGTGTTCCTGAAGCATTTATTCTTACACACTCCTACCCCCAATTTATGGAGCCTACTCCCTCTATACAGCCCTTCTTCCTCATTCTGTAGATAACCATGACAAATCTTGCCCCACTGTGTCCCCCTTTTTGAGGCACAGATCTTGATCCACCTGTGTGAAGCTTTTGTATGCTGTTCCCTCTCAGCAGTGGGTCCTCCCAGGTCCCAGGGGCCCATAGTCTTCATGGGAATTTGCAGTGTTCCACTccatatctttgtttttttttttttttttttttttttttttttttttttttttttggtttttcgagacagggtttctctgtagctttggagcctgtcctggaactagctcttgtagaccaggctggtctcgaactcacagagatccgcctgcctctgcctcccgtgtgctgggattatactcCATATCTTTGAAGCTGAAAAAATGCTTTATGTGTTGTTATGCCGTGGCTAGGTGTTTCATTCATACCATGAGTCTTCCTCCCCATcgtgatgccctccagccctctGTTAAAGCTTTGATACTCTAGGTACATGTGCTCCCTCTGACCCAGATTCCCAAGGAGGTACCCAGAGGCCACCAGCCCTCCCTCTGTAGATAGCTACATCCTCGGCTCCACAGTAAAACATTTTTATCTGCCCATACCCACCTACCCTCAATTGACCAGATAGTGCCCAGGTATGTTCCTGTTGGGGAATATGGGGCGTAGAGCGCAGCCACCTGCCATGGTGTGCCATAACCCAAGGCTGGTAAAACCTATTCCTCTGGTACAGGTTTCCAGATGCTCCACAGCTGGGCCAGAGACACTCTCTTTAGAGATGACCTGCTTCTGGAGGTGCTGCAGCTTTTGCTTCTGGTACACCATATCTCCGCGAGGCTCTGTGTTACCAGGGCCTATTGCTGACTGGGAATGCTCCTGTTCTGCAATGGACCAAAGCAGAGGGTCATGTAGAGTGTTAGAGGCACTCCCTGCCGCCCAACAATCTCCGGGAGCCATGCCCCACCTGGGGTAGCACCAAGCGTAGAGGACAGTATGTGTTCTGCAGGTAGCATCCAGCAATGAGCAGCCACCTGCTGTAGGCCCAGGCGTGCACACGGATGCAGCTGAAGCAGCCCTCTGATCAGGTCCCGGCACTCTACAGGGGAGGGCTCACCGCTGGAGCCTGCCAGTAACCCTGACCCACACCCACAACTAACAGAAATGGTGGCAGCTTGAGAGAGAACCTTACCAATCTGGCAATCTGGCAAAGATTCAGGAGCTTCTGCCCACCATCAGGGTATTCTGGACTAGTGCCATATTCTTTAGTAGGATTGCTATCCTTCAGTCCTACCCTCAGCTTCCCAGCATGCAATGTGTGGTATGGTACTTTTCCAGCCGATGGGGTGGGGTGATACCATTCTCTTTGCTGTGGTCCTGGTCTCTGGTTACTCACCAGGCCTGAGCTGGGCCTTGGAAGGAGCATGGAATGGTGTTGCTCACCTGGGGACAGCCCTGGCCTGAAGATGGGACCACGGCGAATCAGTTGCAGCATGCGAGGGGGTTGGTGTTCCTTGAAGGGCAGCTTCCCAGACACCATGGCATGGAGGATGATCCCTCTGGGGACGCAGCTTCCTCAGGGTGCTGGCCCTCCTAAGCCCACCCCTGGGTCCTGCGGGGGATACCTGGGGGTACTTACAGGCTCCACAGATCAGCCTGCTCACCGTTGTACTTCTTGCTCATGAGGATCTCTGGGGCCGTATAGGCCACAGAGCCACAGAAGGTGCTCAGCAGTGAGTTCTTGAGCCCCATGCAGTTGGCAAAGCCAAAATCTACACACAGTATGCAGGCAGGGCAAGGCAACACGGGTGATGGACAGGACGGGAGAGTGGGTTCAAGAGGGTATCTGTCAGGATGGTGGGGTCTGGGAGGGAGCTCTGAAAGTATGTTACAGAATGAGAGTGAGGGGGAGACCAGGCGGGGCCCCTTGTGGGTGTGGGTCAGTGGGTGTGGGCTGTAGGTAGGAGCTGACGTTGGGGCTAGGTCAGGGTTGAGGACAGGAGGAATTCCGAGGTAGGGTCCAGAAGTAAACTGAACTAAGGGAGCCGTGTGGGCTCACCTGTCAGCTTTAGGAAGCCCTGGTCATCCAACAggatattttcacattttaaatccCTGCGGAGAAGGGAATGTGGGGCTGGGCTCAAGTAGGTCAGCAGCTACCCAGGCAGGCAGGTAGGCCGGATGGCGCCCTCACCGGTGCACAATGCCGGCGTTGTGGCAGTGGGCCACAGCGCTGACCAGTTGCCAGAACAGCCTTCGGGCCTCTTCTTCCTCTAGCCCTGGGCAGCATCGAAGGTCTGACATGGCATTGATATGCTCCAACAGGTCACCTCGGGCTGCCAACTCCAGTACCAGGTAGGAGCGCTGGCTATTCTGGTAGGCCTCGTACAACTGCACCTACCAAAGACCCCTATCCCTCACATACACCGTCTTCCTGAGGAAGGCCTGGGTCAAGAGTGTTGGGACTGTTAGGTGTACTTGATCCCAATTATGGGTGAGAATGGGCTCTGTACACAAGGGCAAAAGGAAGGATTTCCAAGTAGGGAAGGGGAGCCAAGCATGGGTAGAAGGCAGGCGTGGCAAGGACTGTCTTACTATGTTCAGGTGCTTGTAGGTGGCATTGAGTGATAAAATCTCACGGGGCAGGAACTTTCTGGAGTACTCCACTGGGGCTTCAGCCGTGGACACAATCTTAATAGCTACCTGAGAAAGGTGAAGAGCAGTCAGCTGTGTAGAAGCTCCTCAGAATAGGctcactgttctttttttttttttaaagatttatttattaagcatacaatgtactgctggcaaggtgGTTGtcagtcaccatgtggttgctgggaattgaactcaggacctctggaaaaagcagccagtgc
The Microtus pennsylvanicus isolate mMicPen1 chromosome 2, mMicPen1.hap1, whole genome shotgun sequence DNA segment above includes these coding regions:
- the Hgh1 gene encoding protein HGH1 homolog isoform X2; its protein translation is MSGPGVGSGLSSERGLLEQEAGADTEAADLLLFLKPGVRAELQAVAAQHVLALTGSDSGRALLAGQAALLRALAELAVAPAPAPSRDASRALVNLAADPGLHRQLLAADPELPARLLSCVLDPLWPWAEEAAAVLANLSRELAPCAALMEKLMVAETERLGLERLVNALCTPSYNAAAPLHYLGPLLSNLSQQAEVRGPAAAASYPVPRLLGHHKWLLGPQVDILPFLLLPLAGPEEFSEEEMDRLPVDLQYLPPDKQREPDADIRKMLIEAIMLLTATAPGRQQIRDQGAYLLLRELHNWEPEPDVRIACEKLIQVLIGDEPEVGMDNLLEVQVPEDVERQLQQLDRQEQLELAQELRDKGAPRT
- the Hgh1 gene encoding protein HGH1 homolog isoform X1; its protein translation is MSGPGVGSGLSSERGLLEQEAGADTEAADLLLFLKPGVRAELQAVAAQHVLALTGSDSGRALLAGQAALLRALAELAVAPAPAPSRDASRALVNLAADPGLHRQLLAADPELPARLLSCVLDPLWPWAEEAAAVLANLSRELAPCAALMEKLMVAETERLGLERLVNALCTPSYNAAAPLHYLGPLLSNLSQQAEVRAFLLDQDRCVVQRLLPLTQYPDSSVRRGGVVGTLRNCCFEHGHHKWLLGPQVDILPFLLLPLAGPEEFSEEEMDRLPVDLQYLPPDKQREPDADIRKMLIEAIMLLTATAPGRQQIRDQGAYLLLRELHNWEPEPDVRIACEKLIQVLIGDEPEVGMDNLLEVQVPEDVERQLQQLDRQEQLELAQELRDKGAPRT
- the LOC142845245 gene encoding LOW QUALITY PROTEIN: testis-specific serine/threonine-protein kinase 5-like (The sequence of the model RefSeq protein was modified relative to this genomic sequence to represent the inferred CDS: inserted 2 bases in 1 codon) — protein: MSLPPAKLAHQVPFCGTLPSLRINSRRELHQRVFTEQVRECMDNGYLLSSKKIGSGAFSKVYLAYATRERMKNNQKLFSDLRGKHHTMVAIKIVSTAEAPVEYSRKFLPREILSLNATYKHLNIVQLYEAYQNSQRSYLVLELAARGDLLEHINAMSDLRCCPGLEEEEARRLFWQLVSAVAHCHNAGIVHRDLKCENILLDDQGFLKLTDFGFANCMGLKNSLLSTFCGSVAYTAPEILMSKKYNGEQADLWSLGIILHAMVSGKLPFKEHQPPRMLQLIRRGPIFRPGLSPECRDLIRGLLQLHPCARLGLQQVAAHCWMLPAEHILSSTLGATPEQEHSQSAIGPGNTEPRGDMVYXRSKSCSTSRSRSSLKRVSLAQLWSIWKPVPEE